A stretch of Streptomyces vietnamensis DNA encodes these proteins:
- a CDS encoding MerR family transcriptional regulator yields MLSDGLWSIGELAARAGVTVKTVRFYSDRGLLPEAARSSGGHRRYGAEALDRLRFIRSLRALDLPVPEVERVLERDGADEVLEEAVAGQLRDVGSQLVALRWKEASLRLLQECAAGERAERLRLLGALPAPPDTDALARFWRRALPARLPGRVVSMVLDAVVPQPPEEPGTDQVLAFARLHALVTDPRLERPEFRPSPPLPDGAYRPVVLYEGLAEAYTLASAEMRAGRAPGDGGALDSFVSAYAHARGEPDTPAFRRRLLGLLALDDSPVLPRYWKLAAGLFAPEEPVLGLLHHHLSTALRAEVHGPAA; encoded by the coding sequence GTGTTGTCCGACGGTCTGTGGAGCATCGGGGAGCTGGCCGCGCGGGCGGGTGTCACGGTCAAGACCGTGCGGTTCTACTCCGATCGCGGTCTGCTGCCGGAGGCGGCCCGCAGTTCCGGGGGCCATCGGCGGTACGGGGCCGAGGCGCTCGACCGGCTGCGGTTCATCCGGTCCCTGCGCGCCCTCGATCTGCCGGTTCCGGAGGTGGAGCGGGTCCTTGAGCGGGACGGGGCCGACGAGGTCCTCGAGGAGGCCGTCGCGGGGCAACTGCGGGACGTGGGCTCCCAGTTGGTGGCGCTGCGCTGGAAGGAGGCGTCCCTGCGGCTGCTCCAGGAGTGCGCCGCGGGGGAGCGCGCGGAACGGCTGCGGCTGCTCGGCGCGCTGCCCGCCCCACCGGACACGGACGCCCTGGCCCGGTTCTGGCGGCGGGCCCTGCCGGCGCGGCTGCCGGGCCGCGTGGTGTCCATGGTCCTCGACGCGGTGGTGCCGCAGCCTCCGGAGGAACCGGGCACCGACCAGGTGCTCGCCTTCGCCCGGCTGCACGCGCTCGTCACCGACCCGCGGCTCGAACGGCCGGAGTTCCGGCCCTCGCCGCCGCTCCCGGACGGCGCGTACCGTCCGGTCGTGCTCTACGAGGGTCTCGCCGAGGCCTACACGCTGGCCTCGGCCGAGATGCGGGCCGGGCGGGCGCCGGGGGACGGCGGGGCCCTGGACTCGTTCGTCTCCGCCTACGCCCACGCGCGCGGGGAGCCGGACACGCCGGCCTTCCGGCGCCGGCTCCTGGGGCTGCTCGCCCTGGACGACAGCCCGGTGCTCCCCCGGTACTGGAAGCTCGCCGCCGGCCTGTTCGCCCCGGAGGAGCCGGTCCTCGGCCTGCTGCACCACCACCTCTCGACGGCCCTCCGCGCCGAGGTCCACGGCCCGGCCGCCTGA
- a CDS encoding fumarate reductase/succinate dehydrogenase flavoprotein subunit — MTVPDLADATELSCDVLVIGGGTAGTMAALTAAERGADVLLLEKAHVRHSGALAMGMDGVNNAVVPGRAEPDDYVAEITRANDGLVDQSTVRQTATRGFAMVRRLESYGVKFEKDEHGEYAVRQVHRSGSYVLPMPEGKDVKKVLYRQLRRREMRERIRIENRVMPVRVLTHPEDGRAVGAAGFHTRTGEFVVVRAGAVILATGPCGRLGLPASGYLYGTYENPTNAGDGYAMAYHAGAALTGIECFQINPLIKDYNGPACAYVANPFGGYQVNRHGERFVESDYWSGQMMAEFAAELASDRGPVYLKLSHLPEETIGAVESILHTTERPTRGTFHQNRGHDYRTHDIEMHISEIGLCGGHSASGVRVDAHARTTVPRLYAAGDLASVPHNYMIGAFVFGDLAGEDASRYRAYEGELDAGQLAAAHELVYRPLRNPDGPPQPQVEYKLRRFVNDYVAPPKTGAKLSLAVEAFDRMSTEIAGMGARTAHELMRCAEVSFIRDCAEMAARASLARTESRWGLYHERLDHPERDDTGWLHHLDLRKSPTGTMEFTARPVEPYVVPVPEFSPPGGPERLLGEVALVPVATAGARDAAPAASTTSDPRPAAADAPAEAPAPAGPHPRLLRLLALVEDSPGLEALGPYLDDADPAVRAAAVTALGETAPAGAGPALAARLRDGAAPVRAAASAALRELVEVLPAEPALGDGLREALGVPDPAVRAAALDVLRALRLGDAPLYADALGDASVEVRVQAVRALVSVDAVAELARAAADPAREVRVAVARGLAAVRAPAPEPLAPLLDDPDPLVRGAALAALAGTGCPPAYAAGAGAALGDGAWQVRSGAATALRAAAPGLAVPALAGALADPNADVRKAAVLSLLAHRAEPAARAALAGAADDPDADVRAYASRAAR; from the coding sequence CTGACCGTCCCCGACCTCGCGGACGCGACCGAGCTCTCCTGCGACGTGCTCGTCATCGGCGGCGGCACCGCCGGCACGATGGCCGCGCTGACCGCCGCCGAGCGCGGGGCGGACGTCCTGCTCCTGGAGAAGGCGCACGTCCGCCACTCCGGCGCCCTGGCCATGGGCATGGACGGCGTCAACAACGCGGTCGTGCCCGGCCGGGCCGAGCCCGACGACTACGTCGCCGAGATCACCCGCGCGAACGACGGCCTGGTCGACCAGTCCACCGTGCGCCAGACGGCGACCCGCGGCTTCGCGATGGTCCGGCGCCTGGAGTCGTACGGGGTGAAGTTCGAGAAGGACGAGCACGGGGAGTACGCGGTCCGGCAGGTGCACCGCTCCGGCTCGTACGTGTTGCCGATGCCCGAGGGCAAGGACGTGAAGAAGGTCCTCTACCGGCAGCTGCGGCGGCGCGAGATGCGGGAGCGGATCCGGATCGAGAACCGGGTCATGCCGGTCCGGGTGCTCACCCACCCGGAGGACGGCCGGGCCGTCGGCGCGGCCGGGTTCCACACCCGCACCGGGGAGTTCGTCGTGGTCCGCGCGGGGGCGGTGATCCTGGCGACCGGCCCCTGCGGGCGGCTCGGGCTGCCCGCCTCCGGCTATCTGTACGGGACGTACGAGAACCCGACGAACGCGGGCGACGGCTACGCGATGGCGTACCACGCGGGCGCGGCCCTCACGGGGATCGAGTGCTTCCAGATCAACCCCCTGATCAAGGACTACAACGGCCCGGCCTGCGCCTACGTCGCCAACCCCTTCGGCGGGTACCAGGTGAACCGGCACGGCGAGCGGTTCGTGGAGTCGGACTACTGGTCGGGGCAGATGATGGCCGAGTTCGCGGCCGAACTCGCCTCGGACCGGGGGCCGGTGTACCTGAAGCTGAGCCATCTCCCCGAGGAGACGATCGGCGCCGTGGAGTCGATCCTGCACACCACGGAGCGGCCGACCCGGGGCACCTTCCACCAGAACCGGGGGCACGACTACCGGACCCACGACATCGAGATGCACATCTCGGAGATCGGCCTGTGCGGCGGCCATTCGGCCTCCGGGGTGCGGGTCGACGCCCACGCCCGCACGACCGTGCCGCGGCTGTACGCGGCCGGGGACCTGGCCTCCGTACCGCACAACTACATGATCGGCGCGTTCGTCTTCGGCGACCTGGCGGGCGAGGACGCCTCCCGGTACCGGGCCTACGAGGGCGAGTTGGACGCCGGGCAGCTCGCGGCCGCGCACGAGCTCGTCTACCGGCCGCTGCGGAACCCCGACGGTCCGCCGCAGCCGCAGGTCGAGTACAAGCTGCGGCGCTTCGTGAACGACTACGTGGCGCCGCCGAAGACCGGTGCGAAACTCTCCCTGGCCGTGGAGGCGTTCGACCGGATGTCGACGGAGATCGCCGGGATGGGGGCGCGCACGGCGCACGAGCTGATGCGGTGCGCGGAGGTGTCGTTCATCCGGGACTGCGCCGAGATGGCGGCGCGGGCCTCGCTCGCCCGGACGGAGTCGCGGTGGGGCCTCTACCACGAGCGGCTCGACCATCCCGAGCGGGACGACACGGGCTGGCTGCACCATCTGGATCTGCGCAAGTCCCCCACGGGGACGATGGAGTTCACGGCGCGGCCGGTCGAGCCGTACGTCGTCCCGGTGCCGGAGTTCTCGCCGCCGGGCGGTCCGGAGCGGCTCCTGGGCGAGGTGGCGCTCGTGCCGGTGGCCACGGCCGGAGCCAGGGACGCGGCCCCAGCGGCCTCGACGACCTCGGATCCCCGCCCGGCCGCCGCCGACGCGCCGGCCGAGGCTCCCGCGCCCGCGGGACCCCACCCCCGGCTGCTGCGACTCCTCGCGCTCGTCGAGGACTCCCCCGGCCTGGAGGCGCTCGGCCCGTATCTGGACGACGCCGATCCGGCGGTGCGGGCGGCCGCCGTGACCGCGCTCGGGGAGACCGCGCCGGCCGGGGCGGGACCGGCGCTCGCGGCCCGGCTGCGGGACGGCGCGGCGCCGGTCCGGGCCGCGGCCTCGGCGGCCCTGCGGGAGCTGGTCGAGGTGCTGCCCGCCGAGCCGGCGCTCGGGGACGGCCTCCGGGAGGCCCTCGGCGTGCCCGATCCGGCCGTGCGCGCCGCCGCGCTCGACGTCCTGCGGGCGCTGCGGCTCGGGGACGCCCCGCTGTACGCGGACGCGCTCGGCGACGCCTCCGTGGAGGTACGCGTCCAGGCCGTACGGGCGCTGGTCTCGGTGGACGCGGTCGCGGAGCTCGCGCGGGCCGCCGCCGACCCGGCGCGCGAGGTCCGGGTCGCGGTGGCCCGTGGTCTCGCGGCCGTACGGGCTCCCGCGCCGGAGCCGCTCGCGCCGCTGCTCGACGATCCCGACCCGCTGGTCAGGGGCGCCGCCCTGGCGGCGCTCGCGGGCACCGGCTGCCCTCCGGCGTACGCGGCGGGGGCGGGGGCGGCGCTCGGCGACGGCGCCTGGCAGGTGCGGTCCGGCGCGGCGACCGCGCTCCGGGCCGCGGCGCCGGGCCTCGCCGTCCCCGCGCTCGCGGGGGCGCTCGCCGATCCGAACGCGGACGTGCGCAAGGCGGCCGTCCTGTCGCTCCTGGCCCACCGGGCCGAACCGGCTGCGCGCGCGGCGCTCGCCGGAGCGGCCGACGACCCGGACGCCGATGTCCGCGCCTACGCCTCCCGCGCGGCCCGCTGA
- a CDS encoding alpha/beta hydrolase, whose product MTAFVLVSDTFTGGWVWEETAARLRAAGAEAYPVTLTGMGDRRDEAGPGTGLETHIEELVRLVDGITAAEVVLVGHGYGLHPVFGAADRRAGRVARIVSVDTGPPGAGEAAVRSVPDPEVRALLSERPDEPVPPPAPGTWSRWGSVEGIPAEALVRLEREAAPQPAGTLTEPLRLTGAAAALPTTGVLCNANGQSIAMVEMAVASGPPQLRVFTEDRFRFFDLPTGHWPMLSAPGELAEVLLRAAAGEGHRVTAPEDGHEQPSHLLPFLLDLPERPRDRLGRVDLHLPDADGPRPAIVFVHGGPIEPDRRPTPRDTPCFVGYGRYAAGAGVVGVTVDLRLHGLADYPQAAGDLVEAVEQVRADPRVDGDRIALWFFSTGGLLAADWLAAPTPWLRCVAANYPALAPLPGWETVESRFRPVDTVGTADGPPVVLTRAGLEHEAIAATVEEFLTAAKERGADVEIIDAPHAHHAFELVDRTDESRAVLERSMSAVLARLTG is encoded by the coding sequence ATGACGGCGTTCGTGCTGGTGTCGGACACCTTCACCGGCGGCTGGGTGTGGGAGGAGACCGCCGCCCGGCTGCGCGCGGCGGGAGCGGAGGCGTACCCGGTGACCCTGACCGGGATGGGGGACCGGCGTGACGAGGCCGGTCCCGGGACCGGCCTGGAGACGCACATCGAGGAACTCGTCCGGCTCGTCGACGGGATCACGGCGGCCGAGGTGGTCCTCGTCGGCCACGGGTACGGCCTGCACCCGGTGTTCGGCGCCGCCGACCGGCGGGCCGGACGCGTCGCCCGGATCGTCTCCGTGGACACGGGCCCCCCGGGGGCCGGCGAGGCCGCCGTCCGCTCCGTACCCGACCCGGAGGTCCGCGCACTGCTGTCCGAGCGGCCCGACGAGCCGGTTCCGCCGCCGGCGCCCGGCACCTGGTCGCGTTGGGGCAGCGTCGAGGGGATCCCCGCCGAGGCCCTCGTACGCCTGGAGCGCGAGGCAGCGCCCCAGCCGGCCGGCACGCTCACCGAGCCGCTCCGCCTGACCGGCGCCGCGGCCGCCCTGCCGACCACCGGCGTCCTGTGCAACGCCAACGGGCAGAGCATCGCCATGGTCGAGATGGCGGTGGCCTCGGGCCCGCCCCAGCTCCGGGTGTTCACCGAGGACCGGTTCCGCTTCTTCGACCTGCCCACCGGCCACTGGCCGATGCTCTCCGCACCCGGGGAACTGGCCGAGGTGCTGCTCCGCGCGGCGGCCGGCGAGGGCCACCGGGTGACCGCCCCCGAGGACGGGCACGAGCAGCCCTCCCACCTGCTGCCCTTCCTCCTCGACCTGCCGGAGCGGCCGCGCGACCGCCTCGGACGGGTCGACCTCCACCTCCCGGACGCCGACGGGCCCCGGCCGGCGATCGTCTTCGTCCACGGCGGCCCCATCGAACCCGACCGGCGGCCCACGCCACGGGACACGCCGTGCTTCGTGGGGTACGGCCGCTACGCGGCGGGCGCGGGCGTCGTCGGAGTCACCGTGGACCTTCGGCTCCACGGCCTCGCCGACTACCCCCAGGCCGCCGGGGACCTCGTCGAGGCCGTCGAGCAGGTCCGCGCCGATCCGCGCGTCGACGGGGACCGGATCGCGCTCTGGTTCTTCTCCACCGGCGGGCTTCTCGCCGCGGACTGGCTCGCCGCGCCCACGCCGTGGCTGCGGTGCGTGGCGGCCAACTATCCGGCCCTGGCACCGCTGCCCGGCTGGGAGACGGTGGAGTCCCGCTTCCGCCCCGTCGACACCGTGGGCACCGCGGACGGGCCGCCGGTCGTCCTCACCCGCGCCGGTCTGGAACACGAGGCCATCGCGGCGACCGTCGAGGAGTTCCTGACCGCCGCGAAGGAGCGCGGGGCGGACGTGGAGATCATCGACGCGCCGCACGCCCACCACGCCTTCGAACTGGTCGACCGGACCGACGAGTCCCGGGCGGTCCTGGAGCGGTCCATGAGCGCGGTCCTGGCACGGCTGACGGGCTGA
- a CDS encoding GntR family transcriptional regulator has protein sequence MPAEPAPAARPVAAARRRRLRADRARQLADLLRHQILAGGFPGGVLPLEDVIAADYRASRNTVRQALDLLRGEQLVDRQPGVGTVVVCEKYPHGLDRLQGLAETLHEHGRVTNEVRTVGPVGAPGPVAHRLGLPEHADVLCIERLRRLNGLPLSLDLSYLPMDVGGELLGCDLENTDVFRLLEQLTGGPLGHAEITLEAVNADAHSAAVLQAPRGAAVLMLERLTRLPDGRPVDLEFIRFRGDRITMSGVLRRSL, from the coding sequence ATGCCCGCCGAACCCGCTCCCGCCGCCCGCCCCGTCGCCGCCGCCCGCCGCCGGCGGCTGCGCGCCGACCGGGCGCGGCAGCTCGCCGATCTGCTGCGCCACCAGATCCTGGCGGGCGGCTTCCCCGGCGGGGTCCTCCCCCTGGAGGACGTGATCGCGGCCGACTACCGGGCCAGTCGCAACACCGTCCGGCAGGCCCTTGACCTGCTGCGCGGCGAGCAGCTGGTCGACCGGCAGCCGGGGGTCGGGACGGTGGTGGTCTGCGAGAAGTACCCGCACGGCCTGGACCGGCTCCAGGGGCTCGCCGAGACCCTGCACGAGCACGGCCGGGTCACCAACGAGGTCCGGACCGTGGGCCCGGTCGGCGCCCCCGGCCCGGTGGCCCACCGGCTCGGCCTGCCCGAGCACGCGGACGTGCTCTGCATCGAGCGGCTGCGGCGGCTGAACGGGCTGCCGCTCTCGCTCGACCTGTCGTACCTGCCGATGGACGTCGGGGGTGAACTCCTCGGCTGCGACCTGGAGAACACGGATGTGTTCCGGCTCCTGGAGCAGCTGACGGGCGGCCCGCTCGGGCACGCCGAGATCACCCTGGAGGCCGTCAACGCCGACGCGCACTCCGCCGCCGTCCTCCAGGCGCCGCGCGGCGCCGCCGTCCTGATGCTGGAGCGGCTGACCCGTCTGCCCGACGGGCGGCCGGTGGACCTGGAGTTCATCCGCTTCCGCGGCGACCGCATCACCATGAGCGGCGTGCTCCGCCGCTCCCTCTGA
- a CDS encoding SMP-30/gluconolactonase/LRE family protein encodes MSGERPELYEMFDERFLTGRCMYGDDHLEVLHTGCRWAEGPIYLPAWRQLIWSDIPNDRMLRWDEETGAVAVFRRSAGHSNGNTLDREGRLISCEQGNRRVTRTEHDGTVTVLADRWQGRRLNSPNDAAVKSDGSIWFSDPDFGITSDYEGHRAESEIGSNNVYRIDPDSGEVRLVADEFAAPNGLVFSHDEKQLFVSDTRAGFIRVFDVREDGTLSDGKVFADASAREEARFDNLRFDADGRLWAAAMSDGVHCYDPDGTLIGRLNIPEPVANISWGGAKRNRLFIAAQTSLYSVVMSATGTHPTGPGRRPWLGAAA; translated from the coding sequence ATGAGCGGCGAGCGCCCCGAGCTGTACGAGATGTTCGACGAGCGGTTCCTCACGGGACGGTGCATGTACGGGGACGACCACCTCGAAGTCCTCCACACGGGCTGCCGTTGGGCCGAGGGGCCGATATACCTGCCCGCCTGGAGGCAGTTGATCTGGAGCGACATCCCGAACGACCGGATGCTGCGCTGGGACGAGGAGACGGGCGCCGTCGCCGTCTTCCGCCGCTCGGCCGGGCACAGCAACGGCAACACCCTGGACCGCGAGGGCCGGTTGATCTCCTGCGAACAGGGCAACCGGCGCGTGACGCGCACCGAGCACGACGGCACGGTCACCGTGCTCGCAGACCGCTGGCAGGGCAGGCGCCTGAACAGTCCGAACGACGCGGCGGTGAAGTCCGACGGCTCGATCTGGTTCTCCGATCCGGACTTCGGCATCACCAGCGACTACGAGGGCCATCGCGCGGAGAGCGAGATCGGCTCCAACAACGTCTACCGGATCGACCCCGACAGCGGAGAAGTACGCCTGGTGGCCGACGAGTTCGCCGCGCCGAACGGTCTGGTCTTCTCCCACGACGAGAAGCAGCTCTTCGTCTCCGACACCCGGGCGGGCTTCATCCGGGTCTTCGACGTGCGCGAGGACGGCACGCTCTCCGACGGCAAGGTCTTCGCCGACGCCTCGGCCCGCGAGGAGGCCCGCTTCGACAACCTGCGCTTCGACGCCGACGGCCGTCTCTGGGCCGCCGCCATGAGCGACGGGGTGCACTGCTACGACCCCGACGGCACCCTGATCGGACGGCTGAACATCCCGGAGCCCGTCGCCAACATCTCCTGGGGCGGAGCCAAGCGCAACCGTCTCTTCATCGCCGCCCAGACCAGCCTGTACTCGGTGGTCATGAGTGCCACGGGCACCCACCCGACCGGCCCCGGCCGCCGCCCCTGGTTGGGCGCGGCGGCCTGA
- a CDS encoding VOC family protein gives MSGPTTGDVMGAPCWLNLSAHDLEAAQRFYGAVLGWTFRRGAFGESYMVGERDGVPVAGIAAVSAQPAGPVAWTVFFAVDDADAAVARIRERGGTVGVGPLAYPPRGRAALATDLEGAVFGVWEGRLVSRWHVGERQAPAWVELHTRDAFDAAVFYGGVLGWADESQGGTEVSYEHEGVVLRRNGQAVARLDSGPVESESPRPELRPRWLVRFRVRDLEAAREAVLAHGGWVVPGGEWAGVRPPGGDDERRLVVRDPEGALFAVEAEETEETG, from the coding sequence GTGTCGGGGCCGACGACCGGGGACGTGATGGGAGCACCGTGCTGGCTGAACCTGTCCGCGCACGATCTGGAGGCGGCGCAGCGCTTCTACGGGGCCGTGCTCGGGTGGACGTTCCGGCGGGGCGCCTTCGGCGAGTCGTACATGGTGGGTGAGCGGGACGGGGTGCCGGTGGCGGGGATCGCGGCGGTGTCCGCGCAGCCGGCGGGGCCGGTGGCCTGGACGGTGTTCTTCGCCGTCGACGACGCCGACGCGGCGGTGGCGCGGATCCGGGAGCGCGGTGGCACGGTCGGGGTGGGGCCGCTGGCGTATCCGCCGCGGGGCCGGGCGGCGCTCGCGACGGATCTGGAGGGTGCGGTGTTCGGCGTGTGGGAGGGGCGTCTGGTCTCGCGCTGGCACGTCGGGGAGCGGCAGGCGCCGGCATGGGTGGAGCTGCACACCCGCGACGCGTTCGACGCGGCCGTGTTCTACGGCGGGGTGCTCGGCTGGGCGGACGAGAGCCAGGGCGGCACCGAGGTGTCGTACGAGCACGAGGGGGTGGTGCTGCGGCGCAACGGCCAGGCCGTCGCCCGGCTCGACAGCGGCCCGGTCGAATCCGAGTCGCCCCGCCCGGAGTTGCGGCCGCGCTGGCTGGTCCGTTTCCGGGTGCGGGATCTGGAGGCGGCGCGGGAGGCGGTCCTGGCGCACGGCGGGTGGGTGGTGCCGGGCGGCGAGTGGGCCGGGGTGCGGCCGCCGGGCGGCGACGACGAGCGCCGTCTTGTGGTCCGCGATCCGGAGGGGGCGCTGTTCGCCGTGGAGGCGGAGGAGACGGAGGAGACGGGTTGA
- a CDS encoding ABC transporter substrate-binding protein, protein MRTRRLALAVPLALLLPLATACGGDAAGGSSDGKTVTVTVGYQSKTINTVTAGTLLRSLGYFEEELATAGRKDGVTYEVVWQDYATGAPITAQMTAGKIDIGSMGDFPLLINAARGKQLKEPTRLVAVTGYNLRGGLNTVVTAPGSPLRTLKDLKGRKVSTSVGSAADGTLVRALRRAGIDPAKDVHKVNQQPSVGASALAAGSADALSQFVAWPGLLAFQGRATALYDGAELNLPTFHGVTVRERFAKERPQVLDAFLRAQRRATDELRTRPVASAESVAKATGLPAEVVYLYNGAHGIATFDPALRPELVAALKEDVPVLKEAGLVKDVDVDAFVDAAPLRRAVPGASYPKAVPAKAELWLEGQESTRTFDSPKALLTALKGARVRAAYVPDAVTGTLWFADRAVWVEDGGEWRAFVTREGAERYVSGHAGSRIVAYADAVGLAS, encoded by the coding sequence ATGCGGACACGAAGACTTGCCCTGGCCGTCCCCCTCGCCCTGCTCCTGCCGCTCGCCACCGCCTGCGGGGGCGACGCGGCGGGCGGATCCTCCGACGGGAAGACGGTCACGGTGACCGTCGGCTACCAGTCGAAGACCATCAACACGGTCACCGCCGGGACCCTGCTGCGTTCCCTCGGCTACTTCGAGGAGGAGCTCGCGACGGCCGGCAGGAAGGACGGCGTCACCTACGAGGTCGTCTGGCAGGACTACGCGACCGGCGCTCCGATCACCGCCCAGATGACCGCGGGGAAGATCGACATCGGCTCGATGGGCGACTTCCCGCTGCTGATCAACGCGGCGCGCGGGAAGCAGCTCAAGGAGCCGACGCGGCTCGTCGCGGTGACCGGATACAACCTGCGCGGCGGGCTCAACACCGTGGTCACCGCCCCGGGTTCGCCGCTGCGGACGCTGAAGGACCTCAAGGGCCGCAAGGTGTCCACGAGTGTCGGTTCGGCCGCCGACGGCACGCTCGTCCGGGCCCTGCGGCGGGCCGGGATCGATCCGGCGAAGGACGTCCACAAGGTCAACCAACAGCCGAGCGTGGGTGCTTCGGCCCTGGCGGCGGGCAGCGCCGACGCGCTCTCCCAGTTCGTCGCCTGGCCCGGTCTGCTCGCCTTCCAGGGCCGGGCGACGGCGCTGTACGACGGGGCCGAGCTGAACCTGCCGACCTTCCACGGGGTCACCGTCCGCGAGCGGTTCGCGAAGGAACGCCCGCAGGTCCTCGACGCGTTCCTGCGGGCGCAGCGGCGGGCCACGGACGAGCTGCGCACCCGGCCGGTGGCCTCGGCCGAGTCGGTGGCGAAGGCGACGGGGCTGCCCGCCGAGGTGGTCTACCTCTACAACGGCGCGCACGGCATCGCCACCTTCGACCCGGCGCTCCGGCCCGAGCTGGTCGCCGCGCTCAAGGAGGACGTGCCGGTCCTGAAGGAGGCCGGTCTGGTGAAGGACGTCGACGTGGACGCCTTCGTCGACGCGGCTCCGCTGCGGCGGGCGGTCCCGGGCGCCTCGTACCCGAAGGCGGTACCGGCGAAGGCCGAGCTGTGGCTGGAGGGCCAGGAGTCGACCCGTACCTTCGACAGCCCGAAGGCGCTGCTCACCGCGCTCAAGGGAGCCCGGGTCCGGGCCGCGTACGTGCCGGACGCGGTGACCGGGACGCTCTGGTTCGCGGACCGGGCGGTGTGGGTCGAGGACGGCGGCGAGTGGCGCGCCTTCGTGACCCGGGAGGGCGCGGAGCGGTACGTCTCCGGGCACGCCGGCTCGCGGATCGTGGCGTACGCGGACGCCGTCGGGCTCGCGTCATGA
- a CDS encoding ABC transporter ATP-binding protein, translating to MTTVSPPVTTSVPTGAELVLHGARLGHPDGAAVSGPVGLRIAPGELLTVVGPSGCGKTTLLRTLAGLLPPLEGRVTQDGVPVRRPGADRALVFQHDALLPWRSVRANVELPLAIRRVPRAERRRTAEEWLERVGLAGHAHKLPHRLSGGQRQRVQLARALAGRPRAVLMDEPFGALDAATRAGMQDLLVEILRGTGATVVFVTHDVDEALHLGDRVALFATGEVLNVPHPRVRDARDAPATEALRRRVLDSL from the coding sequence ATGACCACCGTGAGCCCGCCCGTCACCACCTCCGTGCCGACCGGGGCGGAACTCGTCCTGCACGGCGCCCGGCTCGGACACCCGGACGGCGCCGCCGTCTCCGGCCCCGTCGGGCTGCGGATCGCGCCCGGCGAGCTCCTGACCGTCGTCGGCCCGTCCGGCTGCGGGAAGACGACCCTGCTGCGGACGCTCGCCGGGCTGCTGCCCCCGCTGGAGGGGCGGGTCACCCAGGACGGGGTGCCGGTCCGCCGGCCCGGCGCCGACCGGGCGCTGGTCTTCCAGCACGACGCCCTGCTGCCCTGGCGTTCGGTCCGCGCCAATGTGGAGCTGCCGCTCGCCATCCGCCGCGTCCCTCGTGCCGAGCGGCGCCGCACGGCGGAGGAGTGGCTGGAGCGGGTCGGGCTCGCCGGGCACGCCCACAAGCTGCCGCACCGGCTGTCCGGCGGGCAGCGGCAGCGCGTCCAGCTGGCCCGGGCGCTCGCCGGACGGCCCCGGGCGGTCCTGATGGACGAGCCGTTCGGCGCGCTCGACGCGGCGACCCGCGCCGGGATGCAGGACCTGCTCGTGGAGATCCTGCGCGGCACCGGCGCGACGGTCGTCTTCGTCACGCACGACGTGGACGAGGCCCTCCACCTCGGCGACCGGGTCGCCCTGTTCGCGACCGGCGAGGTCCTGAACGTGCCGCACCCGCGGGTGCGGGACGCCCGGGACGCCCCGGCCACGGAGGCCCTGCGCCGCCGCGTCCTCGACTCCCTCTGA
- a CDS encoding 4Fe-4S dicluster domain-containing protein produces MPVVPQRGDVPVTVDESKCIDGCTLCVDMCPLDSLAIREEDGKAYMHVDECWYCGPCAARCPTGAVTVNMPYLLR; encoded by the coding sequence ATGCCCGTGGTCCCCCAGCGCGGCGACGTGCCCGTGACCGTCGACGAGTCGAAGTGCATCGACGGCTGCACGCTCTGCGTCGACATGTGCCCGCTCGACTCGCTCGCGATCCGCGAGGAGGACGGCAAGGCGTACATGCACGTGGACGAGTGCTGGTACTGCGGCCCGTGCGCCGCCCGCTGTCCCACCGGCGCGGTGACCGTCAACATGCCCTATCTGCTCCGTTGA